The Bos mutus isolate GX-2022 unplaced genomic scaffold, NWIPB_WYAK_1.1 CTG1445, whole genome shotgun sequence genome includes a window with the following:
- the LOC138986783 gene encoding apolipoprotein L3-like — SERIERALVEEDQERLSKEQLDRRRFLNQFPRVKQQLEECISKFRELADKAEKVHKGCTISNVMAHSTGAVSGILTIVGLALALMTMGSSVVLLATVTGLGAVGTVTSVSTSILEHMKRSSVETIASRMMSTLMKKWKVLLEILKSIPTTEKVTEAVKCIENLIHDMQTGKPSIQKKQAGFKAPAFTISKGGQIVGLATAGVFLLMDVGFLVKDSMHLHDGAKTASAENLWQWARELERKLEEAHPGL, encoded by the exons TCTGAACGAATTGAAAGAGCCTTGGTTGAGGAGGACCAAGAAAGACTCTCCAAAGAGCAGCTGGACAGGAGGAGGTTTCTGAATCAGTTTCCTCGGGTGAAACAGCAGCTGGAGGAGTGCATAAGCAAGTTCCGTGAGCTCGCAGACAAGGCTGAGAAGGTCCATAAGGGATGTACCATCTCCAACGTGATGGCCCACAGCACCGGTGCTGTGTCTGGTATTCTGACCATCGTTGGCCTGGCTCTGGCACTCATGACAATGGGGTCCAGTGTGGTGCTCTTGGCCACTGTGACAGGGCTGGGAGCAGTAGGTACTGTGACCAGTGTGTCCACCAGTATCCTGGAACATATGAAGAGGTCATCAGTAGAAACTATAGCCAGTCGCATGATGTCAACTCTCATGAAAAAATGGAAGGTTCTCCTAGAGATACTCAAGAGCATCCCCACAACAGAGAAAGTCACAGAAGCTGTAAAATGCATTGAAAATCTAATCCATGACATGCAGACAGGCAAA CCATCCATCCAAAAGAAACAGGCAGGTTTCAAAGCCCCAGCTTTTACAATTAGCAAAGGAGGCCAGATCGTGGGTTTGGCCACTGCAGGGGTCTTCCTCTTGATGGATGTGGGCTTCCTGGTGAAGGATTCAATGCACCTGCATGACGGTGCAAAGACAGCATCAGCTGAAAACCTGTGGCAGTGGGCCAGGGAGCTGGAGAGGAAGCTGGAGGAAGCTCACCCAGGTCTATGA